The following proteins are encoded in a genomic region of Pseudomonas saponiphila:
- a CDS encoding LLM class flavin-dependent oxidoreductase, translated as MSREIRLNAFDMNCVGHQSPGLWAHPRDRSWQYKDLEYWTDLARILEKGKFDGLFIADVLGIYDVYNGNGEAAIRQAAQVPVNDPLQLIPPMALVTEHLGFGLTASLSFEHPYPFARRLSTLDHLTKGRAGWNIVTSYLESGAKNIGQQAQTEHDARYDYAEEYLEVCYKLWEGSWEDGAILRDRERRIFSDPSKIHEIRHVGKHFQVPGIHLCEPSPQRTPVLYQAGASSRGKQFAAEHAECVFVAAPSKVLLKKTVADIRRRAAEAGRDPSKILIFNLQTVILGETDALAKAKFEEYKSWVSYEGAMALISGWTGIDFSRFKPDEPLKHVHTNAIQSAVEAFSTADPNKVWTPHELADWVGIGGFGPLFVGSPETVADLLQEWVEETDVDGFNLAYALTHETFIDAVELLVPELQKRGVYKTEYAPGTLREKLFGAGPRLPANHPGSAWRDLGARPQPQRASA; from the coding sequence ATGTCCCGTGAAATCCGCCTCAATGCCTTCGACATGAACTGCGTCGGCCACCAGTCGCCGGGCCTCTGGGCCCACCCCCGGGACCGCTCCTGGCAATACAAGGACCTGGAGTACTGGACCGACCTGGCCAGGATCCTCGAAAAGGGCAAGTTCGACGGACTGTTCATCGCCGATGTGCTGGGCATCTACGACGTCTACAACGGCAATGGCGAGGCGGCGATCCGCCAGGCGGCCCAGGTGCCGGTCAATGATCCGCTGCAATTGATCCCGCCCATGGCCCTGGTCACCGAGCACCTGGGCTTCGGCCTCACCGCCTCGCTGTCGTTCGAGCATCCGTATCCCTTCGCCCGGCGCCTGTCCACCCTCGATCACCTGACCAAGGGCCGCGCCGGCTGGAACATCGTCACCTCCTATCTGGAGAGTGGCGCGAAGAACATCGGGCAGCAGGCGCAGACCGAACACGACGCCCGCTATGACTACGCCGAGGAGTACCTGGAGGTCTGCTACAAGCTCTGGGAGGGCAGTTGGGAGGACGGCGCGATCCTGCGCGACCGCGAGCGGCGGATCTTCAGCGACCCGAGCAAGATTCACGAGATCCGCCACGTCGGCAAACACTTCCAGGTGCCGGGTATCCACCTGTGCGAGCCGTCGCCGCAACGCACCCCGGTGCTCTACCAGGCCGGGGCGTCGAGCCGCGGCAAGCAGTTCGCCGCCGAGCATGCTGAATGCGTATTCGTCGCCGCGCCGTCCAAGGTGCTGCTGAAAAAGACCGTGGCCGACATCCGCCGCCGCGCCGCCGAAGCCGGGCGCGACCCGTCGAAGATCCTCATCTTCAACCTGCAGACGGTGATCCTCGGCGAGACCGACGCCCTGGCCAAGGCCAAGTTCGAGGAATACAAATCCTGGGTCAGCTATGAGGGCGCCATGGCGCTGATTTCCGGCTGGACCGGCATCGACTTCAGCCGCTTCAAGCCCGACGAGCCCCTCAAGCACGTGCACACCAACGCCATCCAGTCGGCGGTGGAAGCCTTCTCCACGGCGGACCCGAACAAGGTCTGGACCCCCCATGAACTGGCCGACTGGGTCGGCATCGGCGGCTTTGGCCCGTTGTTCGTCGGCAGCCCGGAAACCGTGGCCGACCTGCTCCAGGAGTGGGTCGAGGAGACCGATGTCGACGGCTTCAACCTGGCCTACGCCCTGACCCACGAAACCTTTATCGACGCCGTTGAACTGCTGGTCCCGGAGCTGCAGAAACGCGGGGTGTACAAGACCGAGTACGCCCCCGGGACCCTGCGGGAAAAACTCTTCGGCGCCGGCCCGCGCCTGCCGGCCAATCACCCTGGCAGCGCCTGGCGCGACCTCGGTGCCCGGCCTCAGCCGCAACGCGCCAGCGCCTGA
- a CDS encoding ABC transporter ATP-binding protein: MSPSEPILQVRAVSLSFKGVKAINQLSFDVRRGEICGLIGPNGAGKSSLLNLLNGVYRFDSGAIVFERQSYSRIDPLSAARRGIGRTFQNNALFKKMSVIDNLLTGLSRHARTYLIEQALGLPRARREAATFRQLAQGILQFLDLQALRDVPVGNLSYGLQKRVELGRALIAGPSLLLLDEPLAGMNAEEKQEMAGFIADINRDLGTTVVLIEHDMGVVMELCDHLVVLDYGRKVGDGTPAEVQADPEVIAAYLGAVHA, translated from the coding sequence ATGAGCCCCAGCGAACCCATCCTGCAAGTGCGCGCCGTGTCCCTGTCGTTCAAGGGAGTCAAGGCCATCAACCAGCTGTCGTTCGACGTGCGCCGTGGCGAAATCTGCGGGCTGATCGGACCCAACGGCGCCGGCAAGAGCTCGTTGCTCAACCTGCTCAACGGGGTCTATCGCTTCGACAGCGGGGCGATTGTCTTCGAGCGCCAGAGCTATTCGCGCATCGACCCGCTGAGCGCCGCTCGCCGTGGCATTGGCCGGACGTTCCAGAACAATGCGCTGTTCAAGAAGATGAGCGTGATCGACAACCTGCTCACTGGCCTGTCGCGGCATGCGCGCACCTACCTGATCGAGCAGGCCCTGGGCTTGCCCCGGGCCCGGCGCGAGGCCGCGACCTTCCGCCAGCTGGCCCAGGGCATCCTGCAGTTTCTCGATTTGCAGGCGCTGCGCGATGTCCCGGTGGGCAACCTGTCCTACGGCCTGCAAAAACGCGTGGAGCTGGGCCGGGCGCTGATTGCCGGGCCCAGCCTGCTGTTGCTGGACGAACCCCTGGCGGGAATGAACGCCGAGGAAAAGCAGGAAATGGCCGGCTTCATCGCCGACATCAATCGTGACCTGGGCACCACCGTGGTGTTGATCGAGCACGACATGGGGGTGGTCATGGAGCTGTGCGACCACCTGGTGGTCCTGGACTACGGGCGCAAGGTGGGCGATGGCACACCGGCCGAGGTCCAGGCCGATCCCGAGGTGATCGCCGCTTACCTGGGAGCCGTGCACGCATGA
- a CDS encoding monovalent cation/H+ antiporter subunit A, with product MSLIVLLLLPFIGSCLAALLPHNARNTESLLAGLVALIGTIQVALLYPQIADGGIIREEYTWLPSLGLNFVLRLDGFAWLFSLLVLGIGSLVALYARYYMSPEDPVPRFFAFFLAFMGAMLGLVISGNLIQMVFFWELTSLFSFLLIGYWHHRSDARRGAYMALMVTGAGGLCLLAGVMLLGHVVGSYDLDQVLAAGDKIRAHALYPILLPLILLGALSKSAQFPFHFWLPHAMAAPTPVSAYLHSATMVKAGVFLLARLWPSLSGTQEWFYIVSGAGACTLVLGAYCAMFQNDLKGLLAYSTISHLGLITLLLGLNSPLAAVAAVFHILNHATFKASLFMAAGIIDHESGSRDIRKLNGLIKLMPYTATLAMVASASMAGVPLLNGFLSKEMFFAETVFINSSAWVEIALPVIATIAGTFSVAYALRFTVDVFFGEPATDLPHTPHEPPRWMRAPVELLVFTCLLVGMFPAQIIGPLLAAAARPVVGGTLPEYSLAIWHGLNAPMIMSLIAMSCGIVLYLLLHKPLVAGRFAYPPVVGRLNGKLLFERSLVGMTRLARRLERRLSTKRLQSQLFLLILAAVITGLIPMLYSQLTWGDRPKIPGSIVFVTFWLLAIACALGAAWQAKYHRLAALTMVSVCGLMTCVTFVWFSAPDLALTQLVVEVVTTVLILLGLRWLPRRIEEVSPLPSSLPKARIRRLRDLCLSVAVGLGMAVLSYAMLTRPTPNDISSFYLSRALPEGGGTNVVNVTLVDFRSFDTLGEITVLAAVALTVFALLRRFRPPKESMQLPAQQRLLAPDVVTDLVNPRHASDTALGFMMVPAVLVRLLLPIALVVSFYLFMRGHNLPGGGFVAGLVMSVAFILQYMVAGTQWVEAQMSLRPLRWMGTGLLFALATGLGALAWGYPFLTTHTVHVDLPLFGDIHIASALFFDIGVYAVVLGATLLILTALAHQSVRAHKPASQSKSLIKSGAA from the coding sequence ATGTCCCTGATAGTTCTACTGCTTCTGCCATTTATTGGCAGCTGTCTGGCGGCCCTGCTGCCGCACAACGCGCGTAACACCGAATCTCTGCTGGCTGGCCTGGTGGCACTCATTGGCACCATCCAGGTGGCTTTGCTGTATCCGCAGATCGCCGACGGCGGGATTATCCGCGAGGAATATACCTGGCTGCCAAGCCTGGGCCTGAACTTCGTGCTGCGCCTGGACGGCTTCGCCTGGCTGTTCTCGTTGCTGGTGCTGGGCATCGGCAGTCTGGTGGCGCTGTATGCGCGCTACTACATGTCGCCGGAAGATCCGGTGCCGCGCTTCTTCGCCTTCTTCCTGGCGTTCATGGGGGCCATGCTGGGCCTGGTGATCTCCGGCAACCTGATCCAGATGGTGTTCTTCTGGGAGCTCACCAGCCTGTTCTCGTTCCTGCTGATCGGCTACTGGCACCACCGCTCCGACGCCCGCCGCGGCGCCTACATGGCCTTGATGGTCACCGGTGCCGGGGGCTTGTGCCTGCTGGCCGGAGTCATGCTGCTCGGCCATGTGGTCGGCAGCTACGACCTGGATCAGGTGCTAGCTGCCGGAGACAAGATCCGCGCCCATGCGCTCTACCCGATCTTGTTGCCATTGATCCTGCTGGGCGCCCTGAGCAAGAGCGCGCAGTTCCCCTTCCACTTCTGGCTGCCCCACGCCATGGCCGCGCCAACGCCGGTCTCGGCCTACCTGCACTCGGCGACCATGGTCAAGGCCGGGGTGTTTCTCCTGGCCCGCCTGTGGCCGTCGTTGTCCGGCACCCAAGAATGGTTCTACATCGTCAGCGGCGCCGGGGCCTGCACCCTGGTGCTGGGCGCCTACTGCGCGATGTTCCAGAACGACCTGAAGGGCCTGCTGGCCTACTCCACCATCAGCCACCTGGGGCTGATCACCCTGCTGCTGGGCCTGAACAGCCCGCTGGCGGCGGTGGCGGCGGTGTTCCACATCCTCAACCACGCCACCTTCAAGGCCTCGCTGTTCATGGCCGCCGGGATCATCGACCACGAGAGCGGCAGCCGCGACATCCGCAAGCTCAATGGCCTGATCAAGCTGATGCCCTACACCGCAACCCTGGCCATGGTGGCCAGTGCCTCCATGGCCGGGGTGCCGCTGCTCAACGGTTTCCTGTCCAAGGAGATGTTCTTCGCCGAGACGGTGTTCATCAATTCCAGCGCCTGGGTGGAAATCGCCCTGCCGGTGATCGCCACCATCGCCGGGACCTTCAGCGTCGCCTACGCCCTGCGCTTTACCGTCGATGTGTTCTTCGGCGAGCCGGCCACCGACCTGCCGCACACGCCCCACGAGCCACCGCGCTGGATGCGCGCACCGGTGGAGTTGCTGGTGTTCACCTGCCTGCTGGTGGGCATGTTCCCGGCGCAGATCATCGGTCCGCTGCTGGCCGCCGCCGCGCGGCCAGTGGTGGGCGGCACCCTGCCCGAGTACAGCCTGGCGATCTGGCACGGCCTCAATGCGCCGATGATCATGAGCCTGATCGCCATGTCCTGCGGCATCGTGCTCTACCTGCTGCTGCACAAACCGCTGGTGGCCGGGCGTTTCGCCTACCCGCCGGTGGTGGGCCGTCTCAACGGCAAGCTGTTGTTCGAACGCAGTCTGGTGGGCATGACCCGCCTGGCCCGGCGCCTGGAGCGCCGGCTGAGCACCAAGCGCCTGCAGAGCCAGCTGTTCTTGCTGATTCTGGCGGCGGTGATCACCGGCCTGATTCCCATGCTCTACAGCCAGCTGACCTGGGGCGACCGGCCGAAGATCCCCGGTTCCATCGTCTTCGTGACCTTCTGGCTGCTGGCCATCGCCTGTGCCCTGGGCGCTGCCTGGCAGGCCAAGTATCACCGTCTGGCGGCCCTGACCATGGTCAGCGTCTGCGGGCTGATGACCTGCGTGACCTTCGTCTGGTTCTCCGCGCCGGACCTGGCCCTGACCCAACTGGTGGTGGAAGTGGTGACCACGGTGCTGATCCTCCTTGGCCTGCGCTGGCTGCCACGGCGGATCGAAGAAGTCTCGCCACTGCCCAGCAGCCTGCCCAAGGCGCGCATCCGCCGCCTGCGTGACCTCTGCCTGTCGGTGGCCGTGGGCCTGGGCATGGCGGTGCTGTCCTACGCCATGCTGACCCGCCCTACCCCCAACGACATCTCCTCGTTCTACCTCAGCCGTGCCCTGCCTGAAGGCGGCGGCACCAACGTGGTCAACGTGACCCTGGTGGACTTTCGCAGCTTCGACACCCTGGGCGAGATCACCGTACTGGCCGCCGTGGCGCTGACTGTGTTCGCCCTGCTGCGGCGCTTCCGCCCGCCCAAGGAAAGCATGCAGTTGCCGGCGCAGCAGCGCCTGCTGGCCCCGGACGTGGTCACCGACCTGGTCAACCCGCGCCACGCCAGCGATACCGCCCTGGGCTTCATGATGGTGCCGGCGGTGCTGGTGCGCCTGCTGCTGCCGATCGCCCTGGTGGTGTCCTTCTACCTGTTCATGCGCGGGCACAACCTGCCGGGCGGCGGTTTCGTCGCCGGGCTGGTGATGTCGGTGGCCTTCATCCTCCAGTACATGGTGGCTGGCACCCAATGGGTCGAGGCCCAGATGAGCCTGCGGCCGCTGCGCTGGATGGGCACCGGGCTGCTGTTCGCCCTGGCCACCGGCCTTGGCGCCCTGGCCTGGGGTTATCCGTTCCTCACCACCCACACGGTGCACGTGGACCTGCCGCTGTTCGGCGATATCCACATCGCCAGCGCCTTGTTCTTCGACATCGGCGTGTACGCGGTGGTGCTGGGCGCGACCCTGCTGATCCTCACCGCCCTGGCGCACCAATCGGTGCGGGCCCACAAGCCGGCCAGCCAGTCCAAATCCCTGATCAAGAGCGGAGCCGCCTGA
- a CDS encoding acyl-CoA dehydrogenase has translation MNALTRPDTPQVALEHSADTLQRARALLQQTLDFVRQQARPWSGSGLSKASDDPYVISRFGDLQIHIEVAAALQERAQRQLQEHQEPAEISVALAEAAIAASQALLAASDAEFELTGQRSPQPQNLDDPLRWKYQLIGNYRLNGVPPQGFRSAV, from the coding sequence ATGAATGCATTGACCCGCCCCGACACCCCGCAAGTGGCCCTGGAGCACAGCGCCGATACCCTGCAGCGAGCCCGCGCGCTGTTGCAGCAGACCCTGGACTTCGTCCGCCAGCAGGCGCGGCCCTGGTCCGGCAGCGGCCTGAGCAAGGCCAGTGACGATCCCTATGTGATCAGCCGTTTCGGCGACCTGCAGATCCACATCGAAGTCGCCGCCGCCCTGCAGGAACGCGCCCAGCGTCAGTTGCAGGAGCACCAGGAACCGGCGGAGATCAGCGTGGCCCTGGCCGAGGCCGCGATTGCCGCCAGCCAGGCGTTGCTGGCCGCCAGTGACGCCGAGTTCGAACTCACTGGCCAGCGCAGCCCGCAGCCGCAGAACCTGGACGACCCGCTGCGCTGGAAATATCAGCTGATCGGCAACTACCGCCTCAACGGCGTGCCACCCCAAGGTTTCAGGAGTGCTGTCTGA
- a CDS encoding Na+/H+ antiporter subunit C, with the protein MEEVIAIAIGVLAASGVWLVLRPRTFQVVMGLCLLSYAVNLFIFSMGSLFIGKEPIVKDGVPQDLLHYTDPLPQALVLTAIVISFAMTALFLVVLLASRGLTGTDHVDGREPKE; encoded by the coding sequence ATGGAAGAAGTCATCGCAATCGCCATTGGCGTCCTCGCCGCATCCGGCGTCTGGCTGGTGTTGCGCCCACGGACCTTCCAGGTGGTGATGGGCCTGTGCCTGCTGTCCTACGCGGTCAACCTGTTCATCTTCAGCATGGGCAGCCTGTTCATCGGCAAGGAGCCGATCGTCAAGGACGGCGTACCCCAGGACCTGCTGCACTACACCGACCCGCTGCCCCAGGCCCTGGTGCTGACCGCCATCGTCATCAGCTTCGCCATGACTGCGCTGTTCCTGGTGGTGCTCCTGGCGTCCCGGGGCCTGACCGGCACCGACCACGTCGATGGCCGGGAGCCCAAGGAATGA
- a CDS encoding SfnB family sulfur acquisition oxidoreductase: MTAPAQPSPNAHLIRSDAEAISVARELAQRFAVEAAVRDRERRLPRAELDEFSASGLWGITIPREYGGAGVSYVTLTEVIKIISAADPSLGQLPQNHLGVVDILLQTASEEQKRYYFAKVLQGYRFGNAFSEAGSKHVGAFETRIRFSGEQAQIDGEKFYCTGALFAHIVPTVAVDEHNQAHIAFIERDSPGLTVIDSWDGFGQRTTASGGVSLKAVQVPRSAVIPAHRAFDQPTADGPISQIIQAAVDTGIAVAALEDAKHHARQSRPWIDSGLDHGWQDPFTIAAIGDLEWRVHGTEAILAKAAEAVDQALASPSEDSVAQASLVVAQAKVLSAQSALLAASKLFELAGTRSVSAKYNLDRHWRNARTHTLHDPARWKYHLIGNFLLNGVKPPRHAWN; the protein is encoded by the coding sequence ATGACAGCCCCAGCCCAACCCTCACCCAATGCCCACCTGATCCGCAGCGATGCCGAGGCCATCAGCGTCGCTCGCGAACTGGCCCAGCGCTTTGCCGTCGAGGCCGCAGTGCGCGACCGCGAACGGCGTCTGCCGCGCGCAGAGCTTGACGAGTTTTCGGCCAGTGGCCTGTGGGGCATCACCATCCCCAGGGAGTACGGCGGTGCTGGAGTGTCCTACGTCACCCTGACCGAGGTGATCAAGATCATCTCCGCCGCCGACCCATCCCTGGGCCAGTTGCCGCAGAACCACCTCGGCGTGGTGGACATCCTGTTGCAGACCGCCAGCGAAGAGCAGAAGCGCTATTACTTCGCCAAGGTGTTGCAGGGCTACCGCTTCGGCAATGCGTTTTCCGAAGCCGGCAGCAAGCACGTTGGAGCCTTTGAGACTCGGATCCGCTTCAGCGGCGAGCAGGCGCAGATCGATGGCGAAAAGTTCTACTGCACCGGCGCCTTGTTCGCCCATATCGTGCCGACCGTGGCGGTGGATGAGCACAACCAGGCGCACATTGCCTTTATCGAGCGTGACAGCCCCGGGCTGACGGTAATCGACAGCTGGGACGGCTTCGGCCAGCGCACCACCGCCAGCGGCGGGGTCAGTCTCAAGGCGGTGCAGGTGCCGCGCAGCGCGGTGATCCCGGCCCACCGGGCCTTCGACCAACCCACCGCCGACGGTCCGATCTCACAGATCATCCAGGCCGCGGTGGACACCGGCATCGCCGTCGCCGCCCTGGAAGACGCCAAGCACCATGCCCGGCAGTCCCGACCATGGATCGACAGTGGCCTGGATCACGGCTGGCAGGACCCGTTCACCATCGCCGCCATCGGCGACCTGGAATGGCGGGTGCACGGCACCGAGGCGATCCTTGCCAAGGCCGCCGAGGCGGTCGATCAGGCCCTGGCCAGCCCCAGCGAAGACAGCGTCGCCCAGGCCTCGTTGGTGGTGGCCCAGGCCAAGGTGCTGTCGGCGCAAAGCGCCTTGCTCGCCGCCAGCAAACTGTTCGAGCTGGCCGGCACCCGTTCGGTGTCGGCCAAGTACAACCTCGACCGCCACTGGCGCAACGCCCGCACCCACACCCTGCACGATCCGGCGCGCTGGAAATACCACCTGATCGGCAACTTCCTGCTCAACGGCGTCAAGCCGCCCCGTCACGCCTGGAACTGA
- a CDS encoding branched-chain amino acid ABC transporter permease, giving the protein MTFFFETLLGGLLAGTLYSLVAIGFVLIYKASGVFNFAQGAMLLFAALTFVSLHEQGVPFALALLLTVLVMVIAAWLIERLVLRPLVNRSQITLFMATLGLSFIIEGLAQGLMGSQVRALDLGIDDVPLFLGPLMLSQFDLIAAATALVLVVVLALLFNKTRIGISLRAVADDTTAALSIGINLNRIWQIVWAVAGAVGLVAGLLWGARQGVQFSLSLVVLKALPVLIIGGFTSIGGAIAGGLIVGAAENLAEVYLGPLIGGGISPWFAYVLALAFLYIRPAGLFGERAIERV; this is encoded by the coding sequence ATGACGTTCTTCTTCGAAACCCTGCTCGGCGGCCTGCTCGCCGGCACCCTGTATTCCCTGGTGGCCATCGGCTTCGTGCTGATCTACAAGGCCAGCGGCGTGTTCAATTTCGCCCAGGGCGCGATGCTGCTGTTCGCCGCCCTGACTTTCGTCAGCCTGCACGAGCAGGGCGTGCCCTTCGCTTTGGCGCTGTTGCTGACGGTGCTGGTGATGGTCATCGCTGCCTGGCTGATCGAGCGCCTGGTGCTGCGGCCGTTGGTCAACCGTTCGCAGATCACCCTATTCATGGCCACCCTGGGCCTGTCGTTCATCATCGAGGGCCTGGCCCAGGGGCTGATGGGCTCCCAGGTGCGGGCCCTGGACCTGGGCATCGACGATGTGCCGCTGTTTCTCGGGCCGCTGATGCTCAGCCAGTTCGACCTGATCGCCGCGGCCACCGCCCTGGTGCTGGTGGTGGTCCTGGCGCTGCTGTTCAACAAGACCCGCATCGGCATCTCCCTGCGGGCGGTGGCTGACGACACCACGGCGGCGCTGTCCATCGGCATCAACCTCAACCGCATCTGGCAGATCGTCTGGGCCGTGGCTGGGGCGGTGGGGCTGGTGGCCGGGCTGCTCTGGGGCGCGCGCCAAGGGGTGCAGTTCTCCTTGTCGCTGGTGGTGCTCAAGGCGCTGCCGGTGCTGATCATCGGCGGCTTCACCTCCATCGGCGGGGCGATTGCCGGCGGCCTGATCGTCGGCGCTGCGGAGAACCTGGCGGAGGTCTACCTGGGCCCGCTGATCGGCGGCGGCATCAGCCCCTGGTTCGCCTATGTCCTGGCCCTGGCCTTCCTCTACATCCGTCCCGCCGGCCTGTTCGGCGAGCGGGCCATCGAGCGAGTGTGA
- a CDS encoding branched-chain amino acid ABC transporter permease translates to MSILLTQPSAPLLLVQRRLPWGLIGLLLLAFGVVPVVGNDYWLNAILIPFLVLSLAGLGLNLLTGYAGQTSVGAAGFMAVGAFATYGFLLRLPELGLPLALLGGGLISALVGWLFGLPSSRIKGFYLMVSTLAAQFFLEWLFVKFPWFYNYGSSGTISAPQLSLWGHDLNTPSGRYLLTLVTVLLLTWVAQNLVRSQVGRNWMAIRDMDTAAAVIGIPVARYKRQAFAVSSFYLGIAGALWAFAYLGTASASSFDINRSFQILFIIIIGGMGSVAGNFVGAAFISLLPIFLSHAGQWLLGGAVDAGQLQNLQKIIFGVLIILFLIKEPEGLIRLLSNLRERLGHWPLRF, encoded by the coding sequence ATGTCCATTCTTCTGACACAGCCCAGCGCGCCGTTGCTGCTGGTCCAGCGGCGCCTGCCCTGGGGGTTGATCGGCCTGTTGCTGCTGGCCTTCGGCGTGGTGCCGGTGGTCGGCAACGACTATTGGCTCAACGCGATCCTGATTCCGTTCCTGGTGCTGTCCCTGGCCGGGCTCGGGCTCAACCTGCTGACCGGTTATGCCGGCCAGACCTCGGTGGGCGCCGCCGGCTTCATGGCGGTCGGGGCCTTCGCCACCTACGGCTTCCTGCTGCGCCTGCCGGAACTTGGCCTGCCCCTGGCGCTGCTGGGCGGCGGCCTGATCAGCGCCCTGGTGGGCTGGCTGTTCGGCCTGCCCAGCTCGCGGATCAAGGGCTTCTACCTGATGGTCAGCACCCTGGCGGCGCAGTTCTTCCTGGAGTGGCTGTTCGTCAAGTTTCCCTGGTTCTACAACTACGGCTCCTCGGGCACCATTTCGGCGCCGCAGTTGAGCCTGTGGGGCCACGACCTCAATACCCCGTCCGGGCGCTACCTGCTGACCCTGGTGACCGTGCTGCTGTTGACCTGGGTGGCGCAGAACCTGGTACGCAGCCAGGTGGGTCGCAACTGGATGGCGATCCGCGACATGGATACCGCGGCCGCGGTGATCGGTATCCCGGTGGCCCGCTACAAGCGCCAGGCCTTCGCCGTCAGCTCGTTCTACCTGGGCATCGCCGGGGCGCTGTGGGCCTTTGCCTACCTGGGCACCGCCAGCGCCAGCAGCTTCGATATCAATCGTTCGTTCCAGATCCTCTTCATCATCATTATCGGTGGCATGGGCAGCGTGGCCGGCAACTTCGTCGGCGCGGCCTTCATCAGCCTGCTGCCGATCTTCCTCAGCCACGCCGGCCAGTGGCTGCTGGGCGGCGCGGTGGATGCCGGGCAACTGCAGAACCTGCAGAAAATCATTTTCGGTGTGCTGATCATCCTGTTCCTGATCAAGGAGCCCGAGGGCCTGATCCGCCTGCTGAGCAACCTGCGCGAGCGCCTGGGGCATTGGCCGCTGCGCTTCTGA
- a CDS encoding helix-turn-helix domain-containing protein gives MHKDNVQRASVLQHVSLNVRRLRHAAGLSQSALAEKSDVSRRMLVAIEAGEKNVSLGTLDRVAEALNVAFSDLIQAPDARDPSRINELAWAGVIPGSKALLLAKAEANREVELWEWQLEPGEVYHSECDTVGWSEQIYVFEGCLTLFFADAERRLESGDFFMFASHVPHGYRNDGPLATRFVRNVVY, from the coding sequence GTGCACAAAGATAACGTCCAACGGGCTTCGGTCCTGCAACATGTCAGCCTTAACGTGCGACGCCTGCGCCATGCCGCAGGCTTGAGCCAGAGCGCCCTGGCCGAAAAGTCCGACGTCAGTCGGCGGATGCTGGTGGCCATCGAGGCCGGGGAGAAGAACGTCAGTCTCGGCACCCTGGACCGGGTGGCCGAAGCCTTGAACGTGGCGTTCAGCGACCTGATCCAGGCCCCGGACGCCCGTGATCCGAGTCGCATCAACGAGCTGGCCTGGGCCGGGGTCATCCCCGGGAGCAAGGCGCTGCTCCTGGCCAAGGCCGAGGCCAATCGTGAAGTGGAACTCTGGGAGTGGCAGCTGGAGCCTGGCGAGGTCTATCACTCGGAGTGCGACACCGTCGGCTGGAGCGAGCAGATCTATGTCTTCGAGGGCTGCCTGACGCTGTTCTTCGCCGACGCCGAGCGGCGCCTGGAAAGCGGCGATTTCTTCATGTTCGCCAGTCATGTGCCCCACGGCTATCGCAATGACGGCCCCCTGGCCACGCGCTTCGTGCGCAACGTGGTGTACTGA
- a CDS encoding AMP-binding protein, with protein MSVHELKPAPSTEALPTEARLQGSAALEQLRHWAQARPLDNALRHKRHGHWYAWRWIDALRDVERLADGLRQQGLDRQSRLALSGPFEPDLLLLALAARSLGAEVFSLDPELAPEALRQTLWRLQPSHAFVHSRRQVLAWVAAGEQGPAPRLLIAGQALPRLPAGARQPLLAFADLLGPSETPQRQLHWRHPATTEQLWSEEGTQWTAGLQVLLEHWLNSGHSLAFPETSASASRDRRDVAPSGLLLSPPRLQQLADEIESRLAPPGSWRRRLCEWAIAHPHRALPRLLKQRVRRLLGFARLQFIWQPAPSTAQPSTPAWIAEFKRNIA; from the coding sequence ATGAGCGTGCACGAACTCAAACCCGCGCCCAGCACCGAGGCGCTGCCCACCGAGGCCCGCCTGCAAGGCTCCGCGGCCCTGGAACAGCTGCGGCACTGGGCCCAGGCCCGGCCGTTGGACAATGCCCTGCGCCACAAGCGCCACGGGCACTGGTATGCCTGGCGCTGGATCGATGCCCTGCGCGATGTCGAGCGCCTGGCCGACGGCTTGCGTCAGCAAGGCCTTGACCGGCAGTCCCGGCTGGCCCTGAGCGGGCCGTTCGAGCCGGACCTGTTGCTGCTGGCCCTGGCTGCCCGGAGCCTGGGCGCCGAGGTGTTCAGCCTCGACCCGGAGCTGGCGCCCGAGGCCCTGCGCCAGACGCTCTGGCGCCTGCAGCCGAGCCATGCCTTCGTCCACTCGCGGCGCCAGGTCCTGGCCTGGGTGGCCGCCGGGGAACAGGGCCCGGCCCCGCGTCTGCTGATCGCCGGGCAAGCCTTGCCGCGCTTGCCCGCCGGGGCGCGCCAGCCGCTGCTGGCCTTCGCCGACCTGCTGGGTCCCAGCGAAACGCCCCAGCGTCAGCTCCATTGGCGTCATCCGGCCACTACCGAGCAGCTGTGGAGCGAAGAGGGCACGCAATGGACGGCGGGCTTGCAGGTGCTGCTGGAGCACTGGCTGAACAGCGGCCACAGCCTGGCCTTCCCCGAAACCAGCGCATCCGCCAGTCGCGACCGCCGCGACGTGGCCCCCAGCGGCCTGCTGCTGTCGCCGCCGCGCCTGCAACAGCTGGCGGATGAAATCGAAAGCCGCCTGGCGCCTCCCGGCAGTTGGCGCCGGCGCCTGTGCGAGTGGGCCATTGCCCATCCTCACCGGGCCTTGCCCCGGCTGCTCAAGCAGCGGGTGCGCCGGTTGCTGGGCTTTGCCCGCCTGCAGTTCATCTGGCAGCCGGCGCCGTCCACCGCCCAACCCTCAACCCCGGCCTGGATCGCCGAATTCAAACGGAACATTGCATGA